A section of the Mesorhizobium loti genome encodes:
- a CDS encoding slipin family protein, whose product MMIGYVAYLFVALVVIMFLSSAIRILREYQRGVVFTLGRFTGVKGPGLIILVPFVQQMVKVDLRVVVQDVPPQDVISRDNVSVKVNAVLYFRIVDAERAVIQVEDYMAATNQLAQTTLRSVLGKHELDEMLAERDKLNSDIQEILDQRTDAWGIKVSNVEIKHVDLNENMVRAIAKQAEAERLRRAKVINAEGEQQAAAKLVEAGRMLAAEPQAMQLRYFEALHDIAGERSSTVVFPLPVDLLSQFMKGQGK is encoded by the coding sequence ATGATGATTGGTTATGTCGCCTATCTGTTCGTCGCACTGGTCGTGATCATGTTCCTGTCCTCGGCCATCCGCATCCTCAGGGAATATCAGCGCGGCGTGGTCTTCACGCTCGGCCGCTTCACCGGGGTCAAGGGCCCCGGCCTCATCATCCTTGTTCCCTTCGTGCAGCAGATGGTGAAGGTCGACCTGCGGGTGGTGGTGCAGGACGTGCCGCCACAGGACGTGATCTCGCGCGACAATGTCTCGGTCAAGGTCAACGCGGTGCTCTATTTCCGCATCGTCGACGCCGAGCGGGCGGTGATCCAGGTCGAGGACTACATGGCCGCCACCAACCAGCTGGCGCAGACCACGCTGCGCTCGGTGCTCGGCAAACATGAGCTGGACGAGATGCTGGCCGAGCGCGACAAGCTCAACAGCGACATCCAGGAGATCCTCGACCAGCGCACCGACGCGTGGGGCATCAAGGTGTCCAATGTCGAGATCAAGCATGTCGACCTCAACGAGAACATGGTCCGCGCCATCGCCAAGCAGGCCGAAGCCGAGCGGCTGCGGCGCGCCAAGGTGATCAACGCCGAGGGCGAACAGCAGGCGGCGGCGAAACTGGTCGAGGCGGGCCGCATGCTGGCGGCCGAGCCGCAGGCCATGCAGTTGCGCTATTTCGAGGCCCTGCACGACATCGCCGGCGAGCGCTCGTCGACGGTTGTGTTCCCGCTGCCGGTGGATCTGCTCAGCCAGTTCATGAAGGGGCAGGGGAAGTGA
- a CDS encoding NfeD family protein: MTFARVALLAAAFVAVAVFSPFSSAGSERVALSVAIDGAIGPASSRQLEEALDAAAKRDASVLILQLDTPGGLVTSMREMIADILASPVPVIGYVAPAGGHAASAGTYILYATHVAAMAPGTNLGAATPVEIGGLPSLPGGEKDDQKDKSDQKSQGGRPAGDAMMAKVTNDAVALIRSLAELRGRNGDWGEKAVREAASLSANAALQEHVIDFVARDTTELLQLADGRTVDVAGKKVVLATKGLPVETLEPGWFIRLLGVVTDPNVAVILMLVGVYGIVFEFTSPGAVAPGVIGTLCLVLGLYALDLLPINYTGLALMLLGLAFLVIEAFNPTVVLGLGGVAAFLFGAAMLLRVEGPGFAMSWAVIGPAAALTLGLALLTGTYVWAARKNPPRVGGEAMRGQPAEILDWQGTEGHVLALGERWRAKADEPIAAGDSVEVTDISDLVLTVRKRDAARNGATQ, translated from the coding sequence GTGACCTTCGCGCGGGTGGCCCTTCTGGCCGCGGCCTTCGTCGCCGTGGCTGTCTTTTCTCCCTTCTCTTCGGCCGGGAGCGAGAGGGTCGCGCTGAGCGTCGCCATCGACGGCGCCATCGGGCCGGCAAGCAGCAGGCAGCTCGAGGAAGCGCTCGATGCCGCCGCCAAGCGGGACGCCTCGGTTCTTATCCTTCAGCTCGACACGCCGGGCGGGCTGGTCACCTCGATGCGCGAGATGATCGCCGATATACTGGCTTCGCCGGTACCCGTCATCGGCTATGTCGCGCCGGCCGGCGGCCATGCGGCTAGCGCCGGCACCTACATCCTCTATGCCACCCATGTCGCGGCGATGGCGCCGGGAACCAATCTCGGCGCCGCGACGCCGGTCGAGATCGGCGGGCTGCCGTCGCTTCCTGGCGGCGAGAAGGACGACCAGAAGGACAAGAGCGACCAGAAGAGCCAGGGCGGACGGCCGGCAGGCGACGCGATGATGGCCAAGGTGACCAATGACGCGGTCGCCCTGATCCGGTCGCTTGCCGAATTGCGCGGGCGCAATGGCGACTGGGGCGAGAAGGCGGTGCGCGAGGCGGCGAGCCTGTCGGCCAATGCGGCGCTGCAGGAACATGTCATCGACTTCGTCGCCCGCGACACCACCGAACTGTTGCAACTGGCCGACGGGCGCACTGTCGATGTCGCCGGCAAGAAAGTGGTGCTGGCGACCAAGGGGCTGCCGGTCGAGACGCTGGAGCCCGGCTGGTTCATCCGGCTGCTCGGCGTCGTCACCGATCCGAACGTCGCCGTCATCCTGATGCTGGTCGGCGTCTATGGCATCGTCTTCGAGTTCACCAGCCCCGGAGCGGTCGCGCCCGGCGTCATCGGCACGCTTTGCCTCGTGCTCGGCCTCTATGCGCTCGACCTCCTGCCGATCAACTATACCGGCCTTGCCCTGATGCTGCTCGGCCTCGCCTTCCTCGTCATCGAGGCCTTCAATCCCACCGTCGTGCTTGGGCTCGGCGGCGTGGCCGCCTTTCTGTTCGGCGCCGCCATGCTGCTGCGGGTAGAGGGCCCGGGCTTTGCCATGTCCTGGGCCGTCATCGGTCCCGCCGCGGCGCTGACGCTCGGGCTGGCGCTGCTGACCGGCACCTATGTCTGGGCGGCGCGCAAGAACCCGCCGCGCGTCGGCGGCGAAGCCATGCGCGGGCAGCCGGCCGAGATCCTCGACTGGCAGGGCACGGAGGGCCATGTCCTGGCCCTGGGCGAGCGCTGGCGGGCGAAGGCCGACGAACCGATCGCGGCCGGCGACAGTGTCGAGGTCACCGATATCAGCGACCTCGTGCTGACGGTGCGGAAGCGCGACGCGGCAAGGAATGGAGCAACACAATGA
- a CDS encoding outer membrane protein, producing MKIILLATAFILAPVGMACAADLNEVSPVAGYDWSGLYAGVDAGYAAGKSNLFIAGGGFGGGSDLNVPLDPDGFVGGIHIGANYQMANSFVIGAEADIAYSNADGLTPVDTGGGGVTTLLKSELKWEGSARLRAGYAFDRTLPYITAGVAAAKYEVTAISAGPGGEIPFHDESHVGWTVGAGIEHAFTDRWIARAEYRYSDFGSQDLSIAAGLPTETKVDLQTHDVRVGLSYKF from the coding sequence ATGAAAATCATTCTTCTCGCGACGGCCTTCATTCTGGCGCCTGTCGGCATGGCGTGCGCGGCCGACCTCAATGAGGTCTCGCCTGTTGCCGGCTACGACTGGTCCGGCCTCTATGCCGGCGTCGACGCGGGCTACGCAGCCGGAAAATCCAATCTGTTCATCGCCGGCGGTGGGTTCGGCGGCGGATCCGACCTCAACGTGCCGCTTGATCCGGACGGTTTTGTCGGCGGCATCCATATCGGCGCCAACTACCAGATGGCGAACAGCTTCGTGATCGGCGCCGAGGCCGACATCGCCTACAGCAATGCCGACGGACTGACACCTGTCGACACCGGCGGCGGTGGCGTCACCACATTGCTCAAGAGCGAACTCAAATGGGAGGGATCGGCGCGGCTGCGGGCGGGCTATGCGTTCGACCGGACCTTGCCCTACATCACCGCCGGCGTGGCCGCGGCCAAATATGAAGTGACCGCGATCAGCGCCGGCCCCGGCGGCGAAATACCGTTTCACGACGAGAGCCATGTCGGCTGGACCGTTGGCGCCGGCATCGAGCACGCTTTCACCGACAGGTGGATCGCGCGGGCCGAATACCGCTACTCCGATTTCGGCAGCCAGGATCTGTCGATAGCGGCCGGCCTGCCCACGGAGACGAAGGTCGACCTGCAGACGCACGATGTCCGGGTAGGGCTCAGCTACAAGTTCTGA